GGGCAAATCCGGGTTAGTCGCAAAAGCTTGCCGGATATCTTCCAGGCAAGCGGCCCGGATAATACAGCCCCCTCGCCAGATTTTAGCTACTTCCTGCAAATCTAATTCGTAGTTGTAAGCCTTAGAAGCCGTACGCAATTGCACAAACCCTTGCGCGTAAGTCGCGAGCATGGCAAAGTAAAAAGCACTGCGTAACTGATTGATCACTTCTTGGTTTCCGGCATCGGCAGCCGCATTAGCAGAAATGCCGCCTAATTGTTGCGCCGCCAGCACGCGTTCGTCTTTGTAAGCCGATAAGTCGCGCATAGTTACAGCCATATCTACCGTTGGCAAGGGCACCTGCAAATCCATGGCGTTTTGGGACGTCCATTTACCCGTACCTTTTTGCCGGGCCCTGTCCGAAATAACATTTACCAAACGTTGGCCGGTAACGTCATCGGATTTTTTTAAAATTTCGCCCGTAATCTCAATTAAAAAAGATTGTACTTCGGTCTGGTTCCAGTCGCTAAATACTTGTTCTAAAGGGTCGTCGTTTAAACCTAAACCGCGTTTCATGAAATCGTAAATTTCGGCGATAAGCTGCATGATGCCATACTCAATGCCGTTGTGCACCATTTTCACGTAGTTGCCCGCCGAGCCATTGCCTAAAAAAGTAACGCAGGGTTCGCCGTTTACTTTGGCCGCCACCGCTTCAAAAATCGGGCGCAACCGTTCGTAAGCCTGCCGGTCGCCGCCGGGCATCATGCTGGGACCAAAGCGCGCGCCTTTTTCACCACCCGAAATACCCATACCAAAGAAGTGCAAACCTCTTTCGCCCAATTCCACCACCCGCCGATCCGTGTCGGGGAAATACGAATTACCGCCATCAATCACGATGTCACCGGGTTCCAGGTACGGCAACAAACTGGCAATGGCCGCATCTACCGCTTTACCAGCGGGTACCAGCAACATTAAGGCCCGGGGTTTGCGCAACGAATGAATAAATTCTTCGGCGTTGGTTGTGCCTTTTACCGGCTTTCCTTTATCGGCTTCGTTTTCCAGGGCTAAGGCTTTGTTGGGATCCAGATCCAAGCCCGAAACAGCAAATCCGTGGTCGGCCATGTTTAATAGTAAATTCCGGCCCATCACCCCTAAACCAACCATGCCAAAATCGAATAATGTATCGCTCATAAAAACTTAAGTAATGTTAATGAAATTGCGGATTTAAAATTTTTTAAAAATTATTGCGCGTGATCGGGCAAGCTACTTTGGGTGCCGGCAAACCCGGACTTAAACTAAGCCTAAATTAGCCAGCGCTTGCCTGGTTAAATTATAATCGGTGTGGTGGATGCAGTGCATACCCAAACTACTGGCCACCTGTACAAACATGGCGCGGTCATCTACATAAATTACTTGATCCGGGAAAACTTGGGCTATATCTAAAGCCATGCGAAATAAATCGTGATCTGGCTTCCTGAAATGGGCATAGCACGAGGAAACAAACATGTCCATGAAGTTATTTAACCCGAAATGCTTGATGCGGTACTCATTTAATTCCCGGCCTTCGTTGTTAACCGCCGCAATTTTTAAATTATAGCGTTTTTTTAAATCGGTAATCAGGTTGATCATGTCCGGGAAAGGGCTGGTTTGCTCCATAATAAAGCGAGTAAATTCCTGGGTCGAGTATGGGCGCGGTTCGTAGAAAACAATCCGGTCCAGGTATTCTTCCAGGGTTAACTTACCCGATTCGTAGGTGTCAAAAGTAAGATGGTGCCGTTCGTTCAGTTGTTCGTAATCCAAATCAAATTTCTCGGCCGCTCGTTTCCGGGCATTTCGGTCCCAACCGTTGGTAAGTAAAACTCCTCCTATGTCCAGAAAAAGAGCTTTAATGGATGTGGTGGAACTCATTATACCGCGGCAGCTTCTTTGCGTTTATCTTCCAGCACCTGGAGTAAACTGTTAAACGGTTTGATAAATTTTTGAATACCTTCTTCTTCCAACTGTTTGGTAACCGCGTTTAAATCCACGCCAACTTGCGGTAATTCCGCAATCAAATTACGGGCTTCTTCGGTACCTTCTTCCAAGCGGCCGGCCGGTTCGCCGTGGTCGCGGAAAGCATTTAGCGTTTCCATAGGCACGGTATTTACCGTATCCGGACCGATTAAGGATTCAATGTACAACACATCGCGGTAAGCCGGGTTTTTGGTACTGGTGCTGGCCCACAACAAACGCTGGGGTTTGGCTCCTTTTTCGGCTAAAGCTTTAAATCGATCTGAGTTAAAAACTTCTTTATAAATCTGGTAAGCCATTTTGGCGCTCGCAATAGCGGTTTTACCAATCACTTTTTCCGCCAGTGCGGCTTGATCGCCGCCATTCTGTTTTACTTTTTCCAGCATGGGATCTACCAGGGCATCAATCCGGCTCAAAAAGAAACTGGCTACCGATGCGACTTTATCAATGGGTTCACCTTTTTGTGCCCGTTCCTCCAGACCAGCCACGTAGGTTTCGGCCACTTGCCGGTAGCGCTCCAGGCTAAACAACAAGGTAACGTTAATGTTAATCCCTTCCCTGATGAGCTGCGTAATGGCTGGCAAACCTTCGGGCGTACCAGGTACTTTAATCATTACATTCTTCCGGGCGAGCGTTTGCCAGGAGGCCTGGGCTTCTTTCACGGTTCCGGCGGTATCTTGCGCCAGAATCGGCGAAACTTCTAAACTCACGTAACCGTCCAGTCCATCTGTTTTTTCGTAAACCTCTTTAAAAACGTCGGCGGCGTTTTGCACGTCTTCAATGGCTACGGCCAGAAAAATTTCTTCGGTGGATTTACCGGTTTTGGATAAAGTTTTGATGGTGTCCCAGTAATCATCGCTGCGGGCAATGGCTTCTTCAAAAATGGCCGGGTTAGAGGTAACTCCCCGTAGATCGTCTTCGTCGATTAATTTTTTTAACTCACCGGAGGCAATAAACTTGCGGCGGATATAATCTAGCCAGATACTCTGGCCAAAAGATGAAATTTGAGCAAGAGAACTTTTCATGATTTATTCTTTTTTTCTAAAGCGATAACTTTATCTAAGCGCCGTTGAAAGCGTTCTTCTTTTTGAAATTCAGCGTTCAAAAAAGCTTGTACTAACTCCCAAATCAGCATGGGGCCAATTACCCGGCCGCCAATACACATTAAATTTAAATCGTCGTGTTCCACACCCTGGTGGGCGGAGTAACTTTCGGTGATTAAAGCCGCCCGTATGCCCGGAAACTTATTAGCGGCCACCGATACGCCCACTCCACTGCCGCACACGGCAATGCCACGGTCTACTTCTTGCTTACTCACAGCTTCGGCCAAAGGCACAATAATATCGGGGTAATCATCCTGAGCGTCGTACTGGTGGGCGCCATAATCTTTTACGTCGTGTCCGGCTTCGCGCAGTTGTTTGATGAGCTGCTGCTTTTGTTCAAAGCCGGCGTGGTCGGCGGCAAGTCCTATTTTCATGGCGTTTATTGTTTTACTAAAGCACGGGCTTTTTCACACACGTTGGCAACCGTAAATCCAAATTCCTCCAGTACTTTTTCGCCTGGTCCCGATTCACCATACCGATCGATGCCGATTACCTCGCCTTCAGTGCCTACGTAGCGGTACCAGGCCAGGGTAATACCTGCTTCTACGGCTATCCGCTTCCGGACAGCTGGTGGCAGTACTGCATCGCGGTATGCCTGGTCTTGCTGATCAAATAACTCCCAGGACGGCATACTTACTACCCGGGCTTTAATGTTTTCTTTGGCAAGTTCGGCTTGGGCGCCTAAAGCTAATTGTACCTCCGAACCCGTACCAATAAATATAACATCCGGGGTACCAACGGCGTCGCTGAGAATGTAAGCGCCTTTTTCCAGGTCACGGGCCGGGGCATACTTATTGCGGTCGAAGGTGGGTAATTTCTGACGGGTAAGAATTAAAGCCACCGGACCTTTCATGCGGGTCATGGCTACCCGCCAAGCTTCTACGGTTTCGTTGGCATCGGCCGGCCGGATTACGGTTAAATTCGGAATGGTACGGAGAGCGGTCACGTGTTCCACGGGTTGGTGGGTAGGTCCGTCCTCGCCCAACGCAATGCTGTCGTGGGTAAATACGTAAGTAACCGGCGCTTCGGTAAGAGCCGCCAAACGTATGGCACCGCGCATGTAATCCGAGAAAGTTAAGAAAGTACCGCCGTAAACGCGTACGCCCCGGTGCGAAGCCATGCCATTTAAAATAGAACCCATGCCGTGTTCGCGCACTCCAAACCAAATATTGCTGTGGTCGTAGCTGCCCGGCTGAAAACTAACTTCGCCTTTGGTCGGCATTTCGTTGGAACTAGCTAAATCGGCGGATCCGCCAATTATCCAAGGAACCGTTTTCTTAATGGCTTCCAACGTTTTGCCTGAGGCTTGCCGGGTGGCCATGGAATCAGCAGGAGTAAATACGGGTAAATCTGCATCCCAACCTTGGGGTAGTTCACCGTTGTAGGTTAAGCGTAACTCTTCACCTTCCTGGGTAAATTTTTTAGTGTATTCATCAAACAGCCTTTGCCATTTGGCTTGCAGTTGCGCTCCTTGTTGTCCGGGTTCCAGTAAATGGTCGCGGACTTCGTTGGGTACATAAAAGCTTTTGCCAGGATCCCAGCCGAGCGTTTCTTTGGCTTTTTTTAAATTTTCTTCGCCCAGCGGATTGCCGTGTACTTTGCTGGTGCCCTGCAACGGACTGCCGTAGCCAATGATGGTTTTTACCGAAATCAAAGAAGGCTTTTCGGTTTCGGCCTGGGCCGCCCGAATGGCTTGGTCAATGGCTTCGATGTCGTTGCCATCGGTTACCCGTTGGGTGTGCCAACCATAAGCTTCGAAACGAGCCAGCACATCTTCAGTGAAGGCTAAACTGGTGGGGCCATCCAGCGAAATATCGTTATCGTCGTAGAGAAAAATCAGTTTGCCTAATTTTAAATGGCCGGCTAAAGAAGCAGCCTCCGCGGCTACGCCTTCCATTAAATCGCCATCGCTTACAATGCCATAGGTATAATGATCGATTAAATTAAAATCTGGGCGGTTGTATTTGGCGGCTAAAAATGCCTCGGCCATTGCCACTCCAACCCCATTGCCAAAGCCTTGACCTAATGGTCCGGTAGTTACTTCGATACCAGGGGTAAGCATGGATTCGGGGTGGCCCGGGGTTTTAGAACCAATTTGCCGGAAGTTTTCCAGTTCCGACATAGGCAAATCGTAGCCGTACAAATGCAATAAACTGTATAATAAAGCCGAACCATGTCCTGCCGAAAGAATAAACCGGTCGCGGTTTTGCCAGTGTGGGTCCTGGGGGTTGAACCGCAAAAAACGCGACCACAATACGTAAGCCATGGGAGCGGCGCCTAAAGGTAAACCCGGATGTCCCGAATTGGCTTTCTGCACCATATCGGCCGAAAGAAAACGAATGGTATTAATACTTAGCTCATCGAGCTGGGTTAAAGTTTCGGTAGTATTTTGATTAGCCATAAGTAACAAGAATTGGTAAACTCCAAGTAAGCTTTAACGCGAAGTAGCGATTTTCTACTGAAAAGTTAATGTTAAATTGACGTAAACTAAAAAGTCAATTTTTAATAATTTTATTCCTACAGGTTTTTACTCCATTTTAACCACAAACCGGCAAAAAGGTTATGAACTTTTAAGCACCACAGAGTAAAGCAGCTTCCCTAAACCGGCAGTAATTATTAATACGGCGAAGGACTAATGGAAGACCAACCGCCATCAATTACAATGGTTTGGCCGGTAATGTGCCGGGCTTTATCGGAAGTTAAAAACACCGCGGCCTGGGCAATATCTTCCGGCGAAGCTGGCCGCCCCAAGGGAGTAAGCCGGGACCAGGTACTCTCGTAATCTTCTTCCGAAACGGTGCGTTCGGTAAGGGTAGCTCCGGGAGCAATGGCATTTACCGTTATTTTATACGCGGATAATTCAATAACCAGGTTTTTAGCCAGCATTTCCACGGCGGCTTTGGTCATGCCGTAAGCGGCTAAATTTTTATGCGCCTGATGCCCCGTAACCGACGACATAAATAAAATACTGCCACCCGTTTGTTGTTCTTTTATTTGCCGGGCTACGGCTTGCGCCAAAAAGAAAGTTCCGCGCAAGTTTAAATCCATTACTTGCTGAAAAGCTTCCGGGGTATAAGTAAAAAAATCGCCAAACAAAGTGATGCCGGCATTAGCAATGGCAATGGTAACTTTTCCAAAGTTTTTAACTGCAGTGGCAACTAAGTTATTTATAAACGTAACATCGGCCGCATTACCGGGCACGCCTAAACAACCTTTGCCAAATTCTTTATTTAGCTGGTCGGCGGCCTGGGTCGTTAATTCGGCATCCAAGTCATTTAAAACAACCGCGGCTCCTTGTTTCATTAACTCCCGGCAAATGGCAAAGCCTATGCCTTGCCCGGCGCCCGTTACAATAGCTACTGGTTGTTTTTCATTTTCGGTTAGTAACATAATCGGTCAGTTTAAAATAATCGGTCAGTTTAAAACCTGATAGTAGGGGTTTATTTTTAAATTTTTAAAATTTTGTATTCACAAAGAAGCGTTAACCAGGTAATTCCGGCCACTTTCATTTTAAAAGAAGTACCCTTACGGCGAAAGTAACATAAAAATTTAGTTAGCCGGAAATAAGGATATCTGTGGCATAAAAACAAATAATACAATACACGGGGAAAAGCAGCTTCTGCGGTGACTTTAATTCTTCTTTTTTATTTCACCTGATTATGGTATTAAAACCGGAACTACGGCGATTTTTTGTTTCTAGCTTTATTCCGGATTAAGCAGCCTTTCTCTTTTGTAAGTTAATCAGTCAGGTAAGATTTTAATTTTTGCCTTAGCTCTTTGGCTTCCGTGTTTTTTTATTTTGCTGTAATTTATTGCGCGCACTGGGGTAGTTGTGTTTTTAACCAAGAATATTCTTGTACTATTCCGGCCAATTTCTCAATAATAAGCTTTGGATTACCTTGGAAATATTTTAATAAACAAAACCATATATATTTACTAAAACAACACCAAAAGCATAATACCCATAAATTAATCTTATAATCTGCTAAAAACCAACCGACCCCATGAGTACCAACGATAGCACTATTATGGAAACAACCAACTGTATTCAAACGCTGGAAATAGGAAATGCTTTGCTTACCGTAGAAGCCGATCGTTCCTTTGTTCAGTTAAGCTGGCAGCAATCCCCTACCGCCGAAGATTTAGCGTTAAGTGCGTCGGTAGTTAGTGAGTTTATCAAAGAAAATAACATAATTTACTTTCTGCACGATGTCCGGAATGTAATTTACACCGATATAAATTTACAAAGAACCTTTACTTCGGTTTTCTGCCCCCGGATTTTAACGGCTGGCGTGATTCGGTTTGTGCACCTGGCTAATTATGAACTACCCGAGTTATTGATTCTGGACGAAATTACCGCTTATATGCAACGTAAAGTTATAACCAATAAAGCCGTAAAAATGGAAATTTGTACTACGCCCGAAGGAGCCGCAGAATGGCTGAATAACTCTGGCGCAA
The sequence above is a segment of the Adhaeribacter swui genome. Coding sequences within it:
- the gndA gene encoding NADP-dependent phosphogluconate dehydrogenase, translating into MSDTLFDFGMVGLGVMGRNLLLNMADHGFAVSGLDLDPNKALALENEADKGKPVKGTTNAEEFIHSLRKPRALMLLVPAGKAVDAAIASLLPYLEPGDIVIDGGNSYFPDTDRRVVELGERGLHFFGMGISGGEKGARFGPSMMPGGDRQAYERLRPIFEAVAAKVNGEPCVTFLGNGSAGNYVKMVHNGIEYGIMQLIAEIYDFMKRGLGLNDDPLEQVFSDWNQTEVQSFLIEITGEILKKSDDVTGQRLVNVISDRARQKGTGKWTSQNAMDLQVPLPTVDMAVTMRDLSAYKDERVLAAQQLGGISANAAADAGNQEVINQLRSAFYFAMLATYAQGFVQLRTASKAYNYELDLQEVAKIWRGGCIIRAACLEDIRQAFATNPDLPNLLLDANIGAALHQHQADVRAIVKLTIEKGIPMPALLSTISYFDAYRSAILPTNLIQAQRDYFGAHTYERIDQSGIFHTQWN
- a CDS encoding HAD family hydrolase; amino-acid sequence: MSSTTSIKALFLDIGGVLLTNGWDRNARKRAAEKFDLDYEQLNERHHLTFDTYESGKLTLEEYLDRIVFYEPRPYSTQEFTRFIMEQTSPFPDMINLITDLKKRYNLKIAAVNNEGRELNEYRIKHFGLNNFMDMFVSSCYAHFRKPDHDLFRMALDIAQVFPDQVIYVDDRAMFVQVASSLGMHCIHHTDYNLTRQALANLGLV
- the tal gene encoding transaldolase, translated to MKSSLAQISSFGQSIWLDYIRRKFIASGELKKLIDEDDLRGVTSNPAIFEEAIARSDDYWDTIKTLSKTGKSTEEIFLAVAIEDVQNAADVFKEVYEKTDGLDGYVSLEVSPILAQDTAGTVKEAQASWQTLARKNVMIKVPGTPEGLPAITQLIREGININVTLLFSLERYRQVAETYVAGLEERAQKGEPIDKVASVASFFLSRIDALVDPMLEKVKQNGGDQAALAEKVIGKTAIASAKMAYQIYKEVFNSDRFKALAEKGAKPQRLLWASTSTKNPAYRDVLYIESLIGPDTVNTVPMETLNAFRDHGEPAGRLEEGTEEARNLIAELPQVGVDLNAVTKQLEEEGIQKFIKPFNSLLQVLEDKRKEAAAV
- a CDS encoding RpiB/LacA/LacB family sugar-phosphate isomerase — protein: MKIGLAADHAGFEQKQQLIKQLREAGHDVKDYGAHQYDAQDDYPDIIVPLAEAVSKQEVDRGIAVCGSGVGVSVAANKFPGIRAALITESYSAHQGVEHDDLNLMCIGGRVIGPMLIWELVQAFLNAEFQKEERFQRRLDKVIALEKKNKS
- the tkt gene encoding transketolase; the encoded protein is MANQNTTETLTQLDELSINTIRFLSADMVQKANSGHPGLPLGAAPMAYVLWSRFLRFNPQDPHWQNRDRFILSAGHGSALLYSLLHLYGYDLPMSELENFRQIGSKTPGHPESMLTPGIEVTTGPLGQGFGNGVGVAMAEAFLAAKYNRPDFNLIDHYTYGIVSDGDLMEGVAAEAASLAGHLKLGKLIFLYDDNDISLDGPTSLAFTEDVLARFEAYGWHTQRVTDGNDIEAIDQAIRAAQAETEKPSLISVKTIIGYGSPLQGTSKVHGNPLGEENLKKAKETLGWDPGKSFYVPNEVRDHLLEPGQQGAQLQAKWQRLFDEYTKKFTQEGEELRLTYNGELPQGWDADLPVFTPADSMATRQASGKTLEAIKKTVPWIIGGSADLASSNEMPTKGEVSFQPGSYDHSNIWFGVREHGMGSILNGMASHRGVRVYGGTFLTFSDYMRGAIRLAALTEAPVTYVFTHDSIALGEDGPTHQPVEHVTALRTIPNLTVIRPADANETVEAWRVAMTRMKGPVALILTRQKLPTFDRNKYAPARDLEKGAYILSDAVGTPDVIFIGTGSEVQLALGAQAELAKENIKARVVSMPSWELFDQQDQAYRDAVLPPAVRKRIAVEAGITLAWYRYVGTEGEVIGIDRYGESGPGEKVLEEFGFTVANVCEKARALVKQ
- a CDS encoding SDR family NAD(P)-dependent oxidoreductase, with translation MLLTENEKQPVAIVTGAGQGIGFAICRELMKQGAAVVLNDLDAELTTQAADQLNKEFGKGCLGVPGNAADVTFINNLVATAVKNFGKVTIAIANAGITLFGDFFTYTPEAFQQVMDLNLRGTFFLAQAVARQIKEQQTGGSILFMSSVTGHQAHKNLAAYGMTKAAVEMLAKNLVIELSAYKITVNAIAPGATLTERTVSEEDYESTWSRLTPLGRPASPEDIAQAAVFLTSDKARHITGQTIVIDGGWSSISPSPY